A window of Clostridium sp. 'White wine YQ' contains these coding sequences:
- a CDS encoding glycosyltransferase, translating into MDEIISVKKIIDVSLISTVYNEEKGIDSFFYSVLNMSVLPREIIIVDAGSKDGTLEKLESYSKKYNFVKILVEKGCNIAQGRNIAINACKCDIIAVTDAGCDIDKIWLEKIAEPFQSKEIDVVSGWYEPKIYNKFQELTSNILFTKVEFVNEETFLPSSRSIAFRKSAWKSVGGYPEHLSFAGEDTLFDIRLKEKNNKFFFQKDAIVFWEPRKNLKQYIKQIYLYSIGDAEASNSEYDYLKKIVFYFIVLLGILGSLLYVEIGIFLLLLVVYKYRIALSKKNKLKLLFLYIFTELIQIAGYIKGKTNLNVIKKNKIYRSVE; encoded by the coding sequence ATGGACGAAATTATAAGTGTAAAAAAAATTATAGATGTATCATTAATTAGTACAGTTTATAATGAAGAAAAAGGTATTGATTCTTTCTTTTATAGTGTATTAAATATGTCAGTACTACCTAGAGAAATAATTATCGTAGATGCTGGATCAAAAGATGGCACTCTAGAAAAGTTAGAAAGTTATTCTAAAAAATATAATTTCGTAAAGATTCTAGTAGAAAAAGGATGTAATATTGCGCAAGGAAGAAATATAGCAATCAATGCTTGTAAATGTGATATAATCGCTGTAACAGACGCAGGGTGTGATATTGATAAGATTTGGCTTGAGAAAATAGCAGAGCCATTTCAATCAAAAGAGATTGATGTAGTATCAGGTTGGTACGAGCCCAAAATATATAACAAGTTTCAAGAATTAACTTCAAATATCTTATTTACAAAAGTAGAATTTGTAAATGAAGAAACATTTTTACCTTCATCTAGATCAATTGCATTTAGAAAATCAGCTTGGAAATCAGTTGGGGGATATCCTGAACATTTAAGTTTTGCTGGTGAAGATACTCTTTTTGATATCAGATTAAAAGAAAAAAATAACAAGTTCTTTTTTCAAAAGGATGCTATTGTTTTTTGGGAACCTAGAAAAAATTTAAAGCAATATATAAAACAAATATATTTATATAGTATTGGAGATGCTGAAGCGAGTAATTCTGAATACGATTATTTGAAAAAAATAGTATTTTATTTTATTGTATTACTTGGTATATTAGGGTCACTTTTATATGTTGAGATTGGTATTTTTTTATTATTATTAGTAGTTTATAAATATAGAATAGCATTAAGCAAAAAAAATAAGTTAAAACTATTATTTCTGTATATTTTTACAGAACTAATTCAAATAGCTGGTTATATTAAAGGGAAAACCAACTTGAACGTAATTAAAAAGAATAAAATATATAGAAGTGTGGAATAG
- the galE gene encoding UDP-glucose 4-epimerase GalE: protein MAILVCGGAGYIGSHMVAHLLEEEKDVIVVDSLETGHKEAIDNLKLYIGDLRNKEFLSKVFKENSIDAVIDFAAFSLVGESMIDPLKYFNNNVYGTINLLEVMNEYNVKHIVFSSTAATYGEPENIPILEEDKTFPTNAYGESKLMVEKILKWCDSAYGIKYTVLRYFNAAGAHIDGNIGEDHKTETHLIPLILQVALGKREKIMIFGDDYNTSDGSCIRDYIHVSDLASAHLLALKRLENGGESRIYNLGNGTGFTVKEVINVARKVTKHEIPAEIAERRAGDPAILIASSDRAIKELGWKPRFNTLENIIETAWQWHSKHPNGF, encoded by the coding sequence ATGGCAATTCTAGTTTGTGGAGGGGCAGGCTACATTGGTAGTCATATGGTAGCTCATTTATTAGAAGAAGAGAAAGATGTAATAGTTGTAGATAGTTTAGAGACTGGGCATAAGGAAGCTATAGACAATTTGAAATTATATATAGGTGATTTAAGAAACAAGGAATTTTTAAGTAAGGTATTTAAGGAAAATAGTATAGATGCAGTTATAGATTTTGCAGCATTTTCTCTAGTAGGAGAAAGTATGATAGATCCACTAAAGTATTTTAACAATAATGTTTATGGTACTATAAACCTACTTGAAGTTATGAATGAGTATAATGTTAAACATATTGTATTTTCATCAACTGCAGCAACTTATGGTGAACCTGAAAATATACCAATTTTAGAAGAGGACAAGACTTTCCCAACAAATGCATATGGAGAATCAAAGCTTATGGTTGAAAAAATTCTTAAATGGTGTGATTCTGCTTATGGAATTAAATATACTGTTTTAAGATATTTTAATGCAGCTGGAGCTCATATAGATGGAAATATTGGAGAAGATCATAAGACAGAAACTCACTTGATTCCATTAATATTACAAGTAGCATTGGGCAAGAGAGAAAAAATAATGATATTTGGGGATGATTATAATACCTCTGACGGAAGTTGTATAAGAGATTATATTCATGTGTCTGATCTTGCTTCAGCTCACTTATTAGCACTTAAAAGACTCGAAAATGGTGGAGAAAGCAGGATTTATAATTTAGGAAATGGTACAGGCTTTACTGTAAAAGAGGTTATTAATGTTGCTAGGAAGGTTACTAAACATGAAATTCCTGCAGAGATTGCAGAAAGAAGAGCAGGGGATCCAGCAATATTAATTGCCTCATCAGATAGAGCAATAAAAGAACTAGGATGGAAGCCAAGATTTAACACCTTAGAAAATATAATAGAAACAGCTTGGCAGTGGCACTCAAAGCACCCAAATGGATTTTAA
- a CDS encoding nucleotide sugar dehydrogenase yields MDLFQKIIEREEKVAVVGLGYVGMPLAVAFAKKIDVIGFDVNKAKVDLYNNGIDVTNEVGNEELKASNCKFTYDEEELKKAKFFVVAVPTPTNKDNTPDLRPVIGASRTVGRNLSKGSIVVFESTVYPGVTEEVCIPLLEEESGLKCGIDFKIGYSPERINPGDRVHTLEKITKIVSGMDEETLEVVAKTYELIIEAGVYRAESIKVAEAAKLIENTQRDVNIAFVNELSMVFNKMGIDTRAVLDAAGTKWNFLKFNPGLVGGHCIGVDPFYLVHRAQEFGVEANLVAAGRKINDGMAAFVAENVVKSLIKGDKKVKGAKVAILGLTFKENCPDTRNSKVFDIIKELKEYEIEVLPFDPVADKNELKEEYGISSLELNDIKNVDAVVFATSHSEFRELDAQSIKNFYGEGNPVLIDVKGLYNRKDFEKAGYVYFRL; encoded by the coding sequence ATGGATTTATTCCAAAAGATTATTGAAAGAGAAGAAAAAGTAGCAGTTGTAGGATTAGGATATGTAGGAATGCCGCTTGCAGTAGCATTTGCAAAGAAAATTGATGTTATAGGATTTGATGTAAATAAGGCAAAAGTAGATCTTTACAATAATGGTATCGATGTAACTAATGAAGTTGGAAATGAAGAATTAAAAGCTAGTAACTGTAAGTTTACTTATGATGAAGAAGAACTTAAAAAAGCTAAATTTTTTGTTGTAGCTGTACCAACACCAACAAATAAAGATAACACACCAGATTTAAGACCAGTAATTGGTGCATCAAGAACAGTAGGAAGAAATTTATCAAAAGGTTCAATAGTAGTTTTTGAATCTACAGTTTATCCAGGAGTTACTGAAGAAGTATGTATTCCTCTATTAGAAGAAGAATCAGGATTAAAGTGTGGAATAGATTTTAAAATTGGCTATTCACCAGAGAGAATTAATCCAGGAGATAGAGTTCACACATTAGAAAAGATAACTAAAATAGTTTCTGGAATGGACGAAGAAACATTAGAAGTAGTTGCAAAGACTTATGAACTTATAATAGAAGCTGGAGTATATAGAGCTGAAAGTATAAAAGTTGCAGAAGCAGCTAAACTTATAGAAAATACTCAAAGAGATGTAAATATAGCATTTGTAAATGAGCTTTCAATGGTATTTAATAAGATGGGAATTGATACAAGAGCAGTATTAGATGCAGCAGGAACAAAGTGGAACTTCCTTAAGTTTAATCCAGGGTTAGTTGGAGGTCATTGTATAGGAGTAGATCCTTTCTATTTAGTGCATAGAGCTCAAGAATTTGGAGTAGAAGCAAATCTTGTTGCAGCTGGAAGAAAAATAAATGATGGAATGGCTGCCTTTGTTGCTGAAAATGTAGTGAAATCCTTAATTAAAGGAGATAAAAAAGTTAAGGGTGCAAAGGTTGCAATATTAGGACTAACATTTAAAGAAAATTGTCCAGACACAAGAAATTCAAAGGTATTTGATATTATTAAAGAATTAAAAGAGTATGAAATAGAGGTATTACCATTTGACCCAGTAGCTGATAAAAATGAGTTGAAAGAAGAATATGGTATATCATCATTAGAGCTTAATGACATAAAGAATGTAGATGCAGTAGTATTTGCTACTAGCCACAGTGAATTTAGAGAATTAGATGCTCAAAGTATAAAGAATTTTTATGGAGAAGGAAATCCTGTTTTAATAGATGTAAAAGGACTTTATAATAGAAAAGATTTTGAAAAGGCTGGTTATGTTTATTTTAGACTATAG
- a CDS encoding radical SAM protein, with product MVSLDSSFTIEKFRTLKDELKKKSEIIRSAREGNLGNFEGEYSELSKNEQGKYIIPNGCLAVIDNLHTLNKLIFNINNNEKIYLLEDFLLDDRFKVFICRNKVELMINVTNKCIEKCKYCKQQCNSSKSISKKLALKTLDTFFLKMQRFNQNKVINKYIITFYGGDPLLKFQEIKTIMNYCNLKFQNEISFNIITNGNLLTEENVRFLLIHNSKIFVKFYGPESNYKRYVSEENKNEYNSILLNLKKCKEVYPYGDIGIIVPYDFRTDLKETCEFFEKQNLHKVILTANICNRTSEEFEKMDQCAIDDHLNQIWSLYEELISKKNETKYISSFLKSLFNSTYN from the coding sequence ATGGTTAGTTTAGATTCATCTTTCACTATAGAAAAGTTTAGAACGTTAAAAGATGAGCTTAAAAAAAAGTCTGAAATTATTAGAAGTGCAAGAGAAGGCAATCTTGGCAATTTTGAGGGTGAATATAGTGAACTAAGTAAGAATGAACAGGGAAAATATATAATACCAAATGGATGTTTGGCAGTTATAGATAATTTACATACACTTAATAAGTTAATTTTTAATATTAATAATAATGAAAAAATATATTTATTAGAGGATTTTCTTTTAGATGATAGATTTAAAGTATTTATTTGTAGAAATAAGGTAGAACTTATGATAAATGTAACTAACAAGTGTATAGAAAAGTGCAAATATTGTAAACAGCAATGTAATTCTTCAAAATCAATTAGCAAAAAATTGGCGTTAAAAACGTTGGATACTTTTTTCTTAAAAATGCAGAGATTTAATCAAAATAAAGTTATTAATAAATACATTATTACTTTTTATGGGGGAGATCCATTACTTAAATTTCAGGAAATAAAAACAATTATGAATTATTGTAATCTTAAATTCCAAAATGAAATCTCTTTTAATATAATAACTAATGGAAATTTACTTACTGAAGAAAATGTTAGGTTTTTATTAATACACAATTCTAAGATTTTTGTTAAGTTCTATGGGCCTGAAAGTAATTATAAAAGATATGTGAGTGAAGAAAATAAAAATGAGTATAATAGCATTCTATTAAATTTGAAGAAGTGCAAAGAGGTTTATCCTTATGGTGATATAGGAATTATAGTTCCTTATGATTTTAGGACTGATTTAAAAGAAACATGTGAGTTTTTTGAAAAACAAAACTTACATAAGGTTATTTTAACTGCAAACATTTGTAATAGGACTTCAGAGGAATTTGAAAAGATGGATCAATGTGCAATTGATGATCATTTAAATCAAATATGGAGTCTTTACGAGGAACTTATAAGTAAGAAAAATGAGACTAAATATATTTCAAGCTTCTTAAAAAGTCTATTTAATAGTACATATAATTAA
- a CDS encoding tyrosine-protein phosphatase, with amino-acid sequence MIDFHSHIIYGIDDGSKDIDMSLSMIENAKEEGTEYICATPHFILGNYEVSLEEYSSKIEELRAKSEINIVSGLEVYMDLKLPELFKEKKIWGINNGPYMLIEFPMREIPRYSNDVLYELSILGVKPIIAHPERNLKLMNNIDILEDWIEEGYLLQVNAGSLVGQYGKEPRDISEILAKRNMIHILGSDGHNDSRRKTNIKSGRNRLEEINPSLSTWIDKNEKKVLLGEDIELPEINELKKSSKSIFGFLKRK; translated from the coding sequence ATGATAGACTTTCATTCACATATTATATATGGGATTGATGATGGTTCTAAAGATATAGATATGTCTCTTAGCATGATAGAGAATGCTAAAGAAGAAGGAACTGAATATATATGTGCTACACCTCATTTTATATTAGGAAATTATGAGGTGAGTCTTGAAGAATATTCTAGCAAGATTGAAGAGTTAAGGGCTAAGAGTGAGATTAACATAGTATCTGGACTTGAGGTATATATGGATTTGAAGTTACCCGAGTTATTTAAAGAAAAGAAAATATGGGGAATCAATAATGGACCATATATGTTGATAGAATTCCCTATGCGGGAAATTCCAAGATATTCTAATGATGTACTTTATGAATTATCCATACTTGGTGTTAAACCTATAATAGCTCATCCAGAAAGAAATCTTAAACTTATGAATAATATAGATATCCTAGAAGATTGGATAGAAGAAGGATATTTACTTCAGGTAAATGCAGGTTCTCTTGTGGGACAGTACGGAAAAGAGCCTAGAGACATTTCGGAAATATTAGCTAAAAGAAATATGATCCATATTCTAGGAAGCGACGGACATAATGATTCAAGAAGGAAAACTAATATTAAAAGTGGCAGAAACAGGTTAGAGGAAATAAATCCTAGTTTAAGCACATGGATAGATAAAAATGAAAAAAAGGTTTTATTAGGTGAAGATATTGAACTTCCTGAGATAAATGAACTAAAAAAGAGTTCAAAGTCAATATTTGGATTTTTAAAAAGAAAATAA
- a CDS encoding polysaccharide pyruvyl transferase family protein gives MKNIVISGWYGNENCGDEVILQEIVRNVKSIDKHSNIVVMSFNIKHTNDVHNLTAVNQIPIHNLSTIKSFIKGNLFETIKNIRKCDLFMMGGGGFLSDWQNEVPFGWLKQMILAKMYNRKTILYGIGAGPFNTKGGKRKVAFIINKFVDYVLVRDKISEEELISCGVNKAKVILGIDPVFNVMTEKQNSLKKEKVIGINLVELFNSEEYWSNSKKRHKILIDKFISLIFNINKKYPDYKLRFIPMMKSDASFIENILKSNPLLKMEIDKNCLNNIEYTKKCIAECEIFIGMRCHSLILSLSYAIPTIGIVYHHKSLEAMKNYGMEDKCIYITDEKQSNLGNFDLDVDKLLMNLEEIINKSNVIKEDIISNRNGIEERMKKNIDILKEALNN, from the coding sequence ATGAAGAATATTGTGATTTCTGGATGGTACGGAAATGAAAATTGTGGAGATGAAGTAATATTACAGGAGATAGTAAGAAATGTTAAGAGTATAGATAAACACTCCAATATTGTTGTAATGTCATTTAATATAAAGCATACGAATGATGTTCATAATTTAACAGCAGTAAATCAAATTCCTATACATAACTTGTCAACAATAAAATCTTTTATTAAGGGAAATTTATTTGAAACAATTAAGAATATTAGAAAATGCGATTTATTCATGATGGGTGGAGGTGGCTTCCTTTCTGATTGGCAAAATGAAGTACCATTTGGGTGGCTAAAACAAATGATTTTAGCAAAAATGTATAATAGAAAGACAATTCTCTATGGAATTGGAGCAGGCCCGTTTAATACTAAAGGTGGAAAAAGAAAGGTTGCATTTATTATTAATAAATTTGTAGATTATGTACTTGTAAGAGATAAGATATCTGAAGAAGAGTTAATAAGCTGTGGAGTAAATAAAGCCAAAGTTATTTTAGGTATAGATCCAGTTTTTAATGTTATGACAGAAAAACAAAATAGTTTAAAAAAAGAAAAAGTTATAGGAATAAATTTAGTTGAACTATTCAATAGTGAAGAGTATTGGAGCAATTCAAAAAAAAGACATAAAATTTTGATTGATAAATTTATTAGTTTAATATTTAATATTAATAAAAAATATCCAGATTATAAATTAAGATTTATTCCAATGATGAAAAGTGACGCATCTTTTATTGAAAATATTTTAAAATCAAATCCACTTTTAAAAATGGAAATCGATAAAAATTGCTTAAATAATATTGAATATACAAAGAAGTGTATAGCAGAGTGTGAAATATTTATTGGAATGAGATGTCATTCACTGATATTATCACTATCTTATGCAATTCCAACGATAGGTATTGTTTATCATCATAAGTCATTAGAAGCAATGAAAAACTATGGAATGGAAGATAAATGTATTTACATAACAGATGAAAAACAAAGTAACTTGGGAAACTTTGACCTAGATGTGGATAAGTTGCTAATGAATTTGGAAGAGATAATTAATAAGAGCAATGTCATTAAAGAAGATATTATATCTAACAGAAATGGAATAGAAGAGAGAATGAAAAAAAACATCGATATATTGAAGGAAGCTTTGAATAATTAA
- a CDS encoding lipopolysaccharide biosynthesis protein, whose product MKKLNLKEIKNKILHNRILNNLIIMLTGDTLVSLIGIVNLSLALWTVGLEGNGIIVMIQTYCVMFSDIFNFQSFNALIKFLPIYIQENDSVKCKKVIKQALTLDISTAIIATLVGYACIYPISKIMGWDSTVILYLNIYMVTVIFNINGTSVGILRIFNKFNLTTYTAIITALFKLFFYFVGFFLKFNFIYFLMVEITLEIIRNILQLIFAYRVLKEQQLNDFYKYNFKFEKEFLVFSFYSNIVSTLDIPVKYLTTFVINKYLGFNEISIYKIFQKIGTIIEKVGVPLSQIVYPEMSKMIAKREYENAFKLNRKLMKLLLLGGIVVLAATGLTYKLWLRLFISDYNLYINQLIAYLLVIVIAYSAIGIHSIFMALGYIKYNLPILLFVNSTYLILLFFGVKNYELIGVIFSLLLQTVMVISIKIIILKRNDYSIFEFKKLSMSKKE is encoded by the coding sequence ATGAAAAAATTGAACTTAAAAGAGATAAAGAATAAAATTCTACATAATAGAATACTAAATAATCTAATCATAATGTTAACAGGTGATACGTTAGTATCGCTTATAGGAATAGTAAATTTAAGTTTGGCATTATGGACCGTGGGACTTGAAGGAAATGGTATTATTGTAATGATACAAACTTATTGTGTAATGTTTAGTGATATCTTCAATTTTCAGTCATTTAATGCCTTAATAAAATTTTTGCCTATATATATACAGGAAAATGATAGTGTGAAATGCAAGAAAGTAATAAAACAAGCACTTACCCTAGATATAAGTACTGCCATTATAGCAACCTTGGTAGGATATGCTTGTATTTACCCAATTTCTAAAATTATGGGATGGGATAGTACAGTCATTCTATATCTAAATATATATATGGTTACAGTTATATTTAATATTAATGGGACTTCAGTAGGTATATTAAGAATTTTTAACAAGTTTAATTTAACAACATATACAGCAATTATAACAGCATTATTTAAATTGTTTTTCTATTTTGTTGGATTCTTCTTGAAATTTAATTTTATCTATTTCTTAATGGTTGAAATAACTTTGGAGATAATCAGAAATATTCTTCAATTAATCTTTGCATATAGGGTATTAAAAGAACAGCAATTAAATGATTTTTATAAATATAATTTTAAGTTTGAAAAAGAATTTTTAGTCTTTAGTTTTTATAGCAATATAGTTTCTACATTGGATATTCCAGTTAAATATTTAACTACTTTTGTAATAAATAAATATCTTGGATTCAATGAAATTTCTATTTATAAAATTTTTCAAAAGATTGGTACTATTATAGAAAAAGTAGGAGTTCCACTAAGTCAAATAGTTTATCCAGAAATGTCTAAAATGATTGCTAAGAGAGAATATGAAAATGCATTTAAATTAAACAGAAAATTGATGAAGTTATTACTATTGGGTGGCATAGTGGTATTAGCAGCTACTGGTTTAACATATAAGTTATGGTTACGTTTGTTTATTTCAGACTACAATCTATATATCAATCAATTGATTGCCTATCTGTTAGTAATTGTAATAGCATATTCAGCAATTGGAATACATTCGATTTTTATGGCATTGGGATATATAAAATATAATTTACCAATACTTTTATTTGTAAATTCTACGTATCTTATCCTATTATTTTTTGGTGTTAAAAATTATGAGTTGATTGGAGTAATATTTTCATTACTTTTACAGACGGTAATGGTAATTTCAATTAAAATCATTATTTTGAAAAGAAATGATTATAGTATTTTTGAATTTAAAAAATTAAGCATGAGTAAGAAGGAATAG
- a CDS encoding cell wall-binding repeat-containing protein, protein MFKNLKKVFSLILIAVLSIPVISVQAAPKPIPIIAPPTATQSQMETWAKNHGATDTFIGLAKLYYTYAPSHGGIDPVVAYAQAAKETAFGNFGGVIDASFNNPCGLKITNGGDDTDPAAHQRFASWTEGVTAHLDHLALYAGAAGYPKADGQTSDPRHFPFLYGTAGNSVASLGAKWAPSSTYGAEVINYINEINNNFYAAKILPNRLSGLDRFATAVQISASGWTTSDNVILAYGLDFPDALSGVSLGYIKDAPILLTESKSIPQCTLAEITRLQAKNVFILGGNGVVTPQIENTLKAKNLNVVRLQGTDRFQTAVAISNEVMKSNTTKTAVIATGLDYPDTISISPYAAFNKYPILYTFTNELNSDTKNFLIKYGIKNVIIPGGTGVVSANVESQIKALGIAVSRVFGQDRYQTAVNITTTFSESFKSGVFITIGSDFPDGLTGGVLAAKRNMPMLLVEKNSIDNNTLRYIKSNGDINLYVLGGTGVISDNLINQIKN, encoded by the coding sequence ATGTTTAAAAATCTAAAGAAAGTTTTTTCTTTAATACTAATAGCAGTTTTATCAATTCCTGTTATTAGTGTACAAGCTGCCCCAAAGCCAATTCCAATAATCGCTCCTCCAACTGCTACTCAAAGTCAGATGGAAACTTGGGCTAAAAATCACGGAGCAACTGATACTTTTATAGGCTTAGCTAAGTTATACTATACCTATGCACCTAGTCATGGAGGTATTGATCCAGTTGTCGCTTATGCTCAAGCAGCAAAAGAAACAGCCTTTGGTAATTTTGGTGGTGTTATAGATGCAAGCTTTAACAATCCATGTGGTTTGAAAATTACTAACGGTGGAGATGATACTGATCCTGCTGCCCATCAACGTTTTGCAAGTTGGACTGAAGGCGTAACTGCTCATTTAGATCATTTAGCTCTATATGCAGGAGCTGCAGGATATCCAAAAGCAGATGGACAAACTTCTGACCCTAGACACTTTCCTTTTCTATATGGCACTGCTGGAAATTCAGTTGCTAGCTTAGGCGCAAAATGGGCTCCAAGTTCAACTTATGGAGCTGAAGTCATTAATTACATTAACGAAATAAACAATAACTTCTATGCAGCAAAAATTCTTCCTAATCGCTTATCAGGTTTAGATAGATTTGCTACAGCTGTACAAATAAGTGCTTCAGGTTGGACTACTTCTGATAATGTAATTCTAGCTTATGGTCTTGATTTCCCTGATGCACTATCTGGAGTTTCCTTAGGATATATAAAAGATGCACCTATATTATTAACTGAAAGCAAATCAATTCCTCAATGTACATTAGCTGAGATTACAAGGCTACAAGCCAAAAATGTATTTATATTAGGAGGAAATGGCGTAGTAACTCCTCAGATAGAAAATACACTTAAAGCTAAAAATCTAAATGTGGTTCGTCTTCAAGGTACAGATAGATTCCAAACTGCAGTAGCTATAAGTAATGAAGTTATGAAAAGTAATACTACAAAAACTGCTGTTATTGCAACTGGTCTTGATTATCCTGACACTATATCCATAAGCCCATATGCAGCATTTAACAAGTATCCGATATTATATACTTTTACTAACGAATTAAATTCTGACACAAAGAATTTTCTAATAAAATACGGAATTAAAAATGTAATTATTCCTGGAGGTACGGGAGTAGTTTCAGCAAATGTTGAATCTCAAATAAAAGCACTTGGAATCGCAGTTTCTAGAGTGTTTGGTCAAGATAGATATCAAACTGCTGTAAATATAACTACTACTTTTAGTGAAAGTTTCAAGAGTGGAGTATTTATTACCATCGGAAGTGATTTCCCTGATGGCTTAACTGGTGGTGTACTGGCAGCTAAAAGGAATATGCCAATGCTTCTAGTGGAAAAAAATTCCATAGATAATAATACCTTAAGATATATTAAATCTAATGGAGACATTAATTTATATGTCTTAGGTGGAACCGGAGTAATTTCTGATAATTTAATTAACCAAATTAAAAATTAA
- a CDS encoding sigma-70 family RNA polymerase sigma factor: MEDYLLTLVKKSKLNDMHSMEEIISLFTPLIKNRTKSLYIKNHDEDDLMQIGRISIIKAINKYDISRGSAFISYVKNTIDKNYFYEIRKNTKCVYETSIPLAIKHSKFCNSLFMSEENIEANFLDKELHYKLSKTLASLSTTEKELIEYVYFKNTWGGLTLYSKEKALPYSEVLTLRNKILSKLKNALTL, translated from the coding sequence ATGGAAGATTATTTATTAACATTAGTAAAGAAATCAAAATTAAATGATATGCATTCTATGGAAGAAATTATTAGCTTATTTACACCTTTAATAAAAAATAGAACAAAAAGCCTATATATTAAAAATCACGATGAGGATGATTTAATGCAAATTGGACGAATTAGCATAATAAAAGCAATTAATAAATACGACATTAGTAGAGGCTCCGCATTTATTTCTTATGTGAAAAATACTATTGATAAAAACTACTTTTATGAAATACGAAAAAATACTAAGTGTGTTTATGAAACGAGTATCCCCCTTGCTATAAAGCATAGTAAATTCTGCAATAGCTTATTTATGTCCGAAGAAAACATTGAAGCTAATTTCTTAGATAAAGAACTCCATTATAAGCTTTCAAAAACACTTGCTTCTCTATCTACTACAGAAAAAGAATTAATTGAGTATGTGTATTTTAAAAATACATGGGGAGGTCTTACTCTCTATTCAAAAGAAAAAGCATTACCTTATAGTGAAGTACTTACCTTAAGAAATAAAATACTGTCAAAATTGAAGAATGCATTAACTCTTTAA
- a CDS encoding glycosyltransferase family 4 protein: MRIIMFTDRFYPHIGGVEKHVEKLSEELIKMEHEVTIFTRRDSYKEFEVYKGIKIIRLKCDGKFSRIKIFLGILRNISKIIKADVIHCHDYSTFWYWFLPFRFILPFKKVFITFHGWEGIFPPERKVVKIRKKVEKLTSGNICVGDFITKWYDTKADKVIYGATDISDLSREEENKVNKSETSILYLGRLESDTGIIMYIEALKNLKKEFGADFSLDVCGTGTLSDSIKKMCDEYEIPTHFHGFVSDVEKYIINSDYVFTSGYLSILEAMSMKKIVICNYDNELKEDYLKMIPEYNKKIIIADNSEALANQLNEIIINKNKKDELIQNSYKWVKDMSWTNMAKEYMNLWTKL; encoded by the coding sequence ATGAGAATAATTATGTTTACAGATAGATTCTATCCACATATTGGTGGTGTAGAAAAGCATGTTGAAAAGTTATCCGAAGAATTAATAAAAATGGAACATGAAGTTACAATATTTACTCGAAGAGATTCTTATAAGGAATTTGAAGTCTATAAAGGAATAAAAATTATTAGGTTAAAATGTGATGGGAAATTTTCAAGAATAAAAATATTTTTAGGAATATTAAGAAATATTTCTAAGATAATAAAGGCGGATGTAATTCATTGCCATGATTATTCAACATTTTGGTACTGGTTTCTTCCATTTAGATTTATCTTACCATTTAAAAAGGTGTTTATAACATTTCATGGATGGGAGGGGATTTTTCCTCCAGAAAGAAAAGTTGTTAAAATACGTAAAAAGGTAGAAAAGTTAACTTCGGGGAATATATGTGTTGGAGATTTTATAACAAAATGGTATGATACTAAAGCAGATAAAGTTATATACGGAGCTACAGATATTAGTGATTTATCACGTGAGGAAGAAAATAAAGTAAACAAATCAGAAACTAGTATCTTGTATTTAGGAAGGCTTGAAAGCGATACTGGAATAATAATGTATATTGAAGCACTAAAAAATTTGAAAAAAGAATTTGGTGCAGATTTTAGTTTGGATGTATGTGGAACAGGAACATTATCTGATAGTATAAAGAAAATGTGTGATGAATATGAAATACCAACACATTTTCATGGGTTTGTAAGTGACGTTGAAAAATATATTATTAACTCGGACTATGTATTTACATCAGGATATTTAAGTATTCTTGAAGCAATGTCTATGAAAAAGATAGTAATATGTAATTATGATAACGAATTAAAAGAAGATTATCTAAAAATGATTCCAGAGTATAATAAAAAAATTATAATTGCAGATAATTCGGAAGCTTTAGCAAATCAATTAAACGAGATTATAATAAATAAAAATAAAAAAGACGAGTTGATACAAAACTCATATAAATGGGTAAAAGATATGAGTTGGACTAATATGGCTAAGGAGTATATGAATTTATGGACGAAATTATAA